From Mucilaginibacter rubeus, a single genomic window includes:
- a CDS encoding peroxiredoxin family protein, whose amino-acid sequence MKNIIKTIWLLAVTLLPFFAGAQQMMVSKFILPNGREITPDKLDSVKNAWNGERILFQHNDEDDKNHVMRLIRMTPEMAKMLQDQDEKRRKAVQEMTGKPAPDFALQDVYGKLWKLSKLRGKVVVLNFWFTSCPPCIQEIPKLNSLVDKYKDKEVIFLALTFNDGANAESFLKTHAFSYTVLPASKTADKAYQITSWPSSFVIGRDGKVKFATGSEENIDLSLIKQIDAEL is encoded by the coding sequence ATGAAAAATATTATAAAAACAATATGGTTGCTTGCTGTAACCCTTCTCCCTTTTTTTGCAGGTGCACAGCAAATGATGGTCAGCAAATTTATTCTTCCGAATGGCAGGGAAATAACGCCGGACAAACTTGATAGTGTGAAAAACGCATGGAACGGGGAGCGCATTTTATTCCAGCACAATGACGAAGACGACAAAAATCATGTAATGAGACTCATCCGTATGACGCCGGAAATGGCAAAGATGCTCCAGGACCAGGATGAAAAACGCCGGAAGGCCGTACAGGAAATGACCGGTAAGCCTGCTCCTGATTTTGCTTTGCAGGATGTTTACGGGAAGCTCTGGAAGCTGAGCAAACTCAGGGGCAAGGTAGTCGTTCTCAACTTCTGGTTCACGTCTTGTCCGCCATGTATCCAGGAAATACCAAAGCTCAACAGCCTGGTTGATAAGTACAAAGACAAAGAAGTGATTTTTCTTGCACTAACGTTCAACGATGGCGCCAATGCGGAATCTTTTCTAAAAACGCACGCCTTTTCCTACACCGTACTTCCTGCATCAAAGACAGCAGATAAAGCTTATCAAATCACGTCCTGGCCCAGCAGTTTTGTGATCGGGCGCGACGGAAAGGTGAAGTTTGCAACCGGCTCCGAAGAGAACATCGACCTTTCACTCATCAAACAAATTGACGCGGAGCTGTAA
- a CDS encoding DUF302 domain-containing protein produces the protein MNPTGVIIRQSDYTVKEVIDRLENALKQKGITIYARIDQQAEALKGGINLPPLEFLLFGNPAKGGLIMEFNPATALDLPLKVIAWKNGENKTWVAYNDPDFIKQRYSLTDQLTAILDIGPIVTAILQH, from the coding sequence ATGAACCCAACTGGAGTTATTATCAGACAAAGCGATTACACAGTGAAAGAAGTAATCGATCGCCTGGAGAATGCCTTAAAACAAAAGGGCATTACAATTTACGCGCGGATAGATCAGCAGGCAGAAGCACTTAAAGGAGGGATCAACCTTCCGCCACTTGAGTTTCTTTTATTTGGCAACCCGGCTAAAGGAGGGTTGATAATGGAGTTTAATCCCGCGACAGCGCTCGACCTGCCCCTTAAAGTTATCGCCTGGAAAAACGGTGAGAACAAAACATGGGTAGCTTACAATGATCCGGACTTTATAAAGCAGCGTTATTCGTTAACAGACCAATTGACTGCAATCCTGGATATCGGTCCTATTGTCACAGCAATTCTACAGCATTAA